CCAAAATGTAGGCGACACCAAAATCCTGCGGCCAGGGCGTCCGAAGAAAAGCGATAGCCCCTATCAACGGCGGATCGCCCGTGAGCGTTTTCGCCGTAGAGCAGGAATAGAGCCGATAATTGGTCACCTGAAACAGGATCATCGCTTGTCCCGAAACTACCTGAAAGGGGTTCTCGGCGACGCGATCAACCTGTTCATGGCTGCCGCGGCATTCAATTTCAGGAAGTGGATTCGGAAGTTCGAACACTTTTTTGCCCTTTTTAC
The sequence above is drawn from the Desulfonatronum thiosulfatophilum genome and encodes:
- a CDS encoding transposase; its protein translation is MRPGRPKKSDSPYQRRIARERFRRRAGIEPIIGHLKQDHRLSRNYLKGVLGDAINLFMAAAAFNFRKWIRKFEHFFALFTLWLFFGTTTRQPSMMIL